One segment of Hippopotamus amphibius kiboko isolate mHipAmp2 chromosome 2, mHipAmp2.hap2, whole genome shotgun sequence DNA contains the following:
- the B2M gene encoding beta-2-microglobulin — translation MARFVAVVLLGLLSLCGLDAIQRPPKVQVYSRHPAENGKPNYLNCYVSGFHPPQIEIDLLKNGEKMKVEQSDLSFSKDWSFYLLVHTEFTPNGVDEYSCRVKHVTLSEPKIVKWDRDH, via the exons ATGGCTCGCTTCGTGGCAGTGGTCCTGCTCGGGCTGCTCTCGCTGTGTGGCCTGGACGCCATCCAGC GCCCTCCGAAGGTTCAGGTTTACTCGCGACACCCAGCGGAAAATGGGAAGCCAAATTACCTCAACTGCTATGTGTCTGGGTTCCATCCACCCCAGATTGAGATTGATTTGCTCAAGAATGGGGAGAAGATGAAAGTGGAGCAGTCAGACCTGTCTTTCAGCAAGGACTGGTCCTTCTACCTTCTGGTCCATACTGAGTTCACCCCCAACGGAGTGGATGAATATAGCTGCCGCGTGAAACACGTTACTCTCAGCGAGCCCAAGATAGTCAAGTGGG ATCGAGACCACTAA